Proteins encoded within one genomic window of Streptomyces sp. NBC_01314:
- a CDS encoding Gfo/Idh/MocA family protein produces the protein MTFSLGIVGAGQFSGQFATLFQAHPGVGDVYVTDLLPERAEQLVATQGLAGTFPSYEAMLESPAVDAVAVFTQRWTHGPLVLQGLGAGKHVYSAVPMAITTDEIAAIIDAVRATGLTYMMGETSQYNPATVHARNQIAEGAFGRIFYAEGDYVHDMDLGFYEAYQYSGGEDWKRTASYPPLLYPTHSVGGVLGAWQTHAVSVSAIGVVDGRGDGVFDKEVSQFGNDFSNATALFEVAGGGSFRTNEFRRVGYPSQIRESRFRFFGTDASMEQLATVAFWQDKKGVTDISELLEPKPTLSPDDPSLQHIAPDLRAAFTSGSAPVHDRARLPREFDQLHNGHEGSHHFLVDDFVTAVNTRTLPSVNAWVAARYTLPGIVAHESARQGGVRLEIPDFGDAPEA, from the coding sequence ATGACGTTCTCCCTCGGCATCGTCGGCGCCGGCCAGTTCTCCGGCCAGTTCGCCACGCTGTTCCAGGCCCACCCCGGCGTCGGTGACGTATATGTCACCGACCTGCTGCCCGAGCGGGCCGAACAACTGGTGGCCACGCAGGGACTGGCCGGCACCTTCCCGTCGTACGAGGCGATGCTGGAGTCGCCGGCGGTCGACGCGGTCGCCGTCTTCACCCAGCGCTGGACGCACGGGCCGCTGGTGCTCCAGGGACTGGGGGCCGGCAAGCACGTGTACTCGGCGGTTCCCATGGCGATCACCACCGACGAGATCGCGGCGATCATCGACGCGGTCAGGGCGACCGGGCTGACGTACATGATGGGTGAGACGAGTCAGTACAACCCGGCGACCGTGCATGCCCGCAACCAGATAGCCGAAGGCGCGTTCGGGCGGATCTTCTACGCCGAGGGCGACTACGTCCACGACATGGACCTGGGGTTCTACGAGGCCTACCAGTACAGCGGCGGCGAGGACTGGAAGCGGACCGCGAGCTATCCCCCGCTGCTGTACCCGACGCACTCGGTGGGCGGGGTGCTGGGCGCCTGGCAGACGCACGCGGTGAGCGTATCGGCGATCGGCGTCGTGGACGGGCGCGGGGACGGGGTGTTCGACAAGGAGGTCAGCCAGTTCGGCAACGACTTCTCCAACGCGACCGCGCTGTTCGAGGTGGCGGGCGGCGGTTCGTTCCGTACGAACGAGTTCCGGCGGGTCGGCTACCCCTCGCAGATCCGGGAGTCGCGTTTCCGGTTCTTCGGCACGGACGCCAGCATGGAGCAGCTGGCCACGGTGGCGTTCTGGCAGGACAAGAAGGGGGTGACGGACATCAGCGAGCTCCTTGAGCCCAAGCCCACCCTGTCCCCGGACGATCCCTCGCTCCAGCACATCGCGCCGGATCTGCGGGCAGCCTTCACGTCCGGGTCGGCGCCGGTGCACGACCGGGCGCGGCTGCCGCGGGAGTTCGACCAGCTGCACAACGGGCACGAGGGCAGCCACCACTTCCTGGTGGACGACTTCGTGACCGCCGTCAACACCCGGACGCTGCCCTCGGTGAACGCCTGGGTGGCGGCCCGCTACACCCTGCCGGGCATCGTCGCGCACGAGTCCGCGCGGCAGGGCGGGGTCAGGCTGGAGATCCCGGACTTCGGGGACGCCCCCGAGGCGTGA